The DNA sequence GGCGAGCTGCTCGAGATCGTCGAGGTCGATGCCGCCCAGGTCTCGTGCCCGGCGTTCCTCGGTCCCGAGCTCAGCACGCTCGGGATCACGACCGCGCAGGAGGGGCTCGAGACCTGGGCCGACCAGGCCGGCGCCCTCTTCGTCGCCGACGTCGGCGTCGCGGGGCTCCCCGTGCCGCGCTGGCGCGGCAGCACCACCACGCCGTACTGGCAGAAAGCAGAGCAATGAGACTCGTCCGCCTCGGCCCCGCGGGGTCGGAGATCCCCGCCGTGCTCATCGACGACGACACGTTCGTCGACGTCTCCGACGTCACCGCAGACTTCGACGAGGCCTTCTTCGGCTCGGGGGCGCTCGCGACGCTCGGGGATGTCGTCGCCGCGAAGGTCGCCGCGGGAGCCGCCCAGCCCGTGGCCGGTCGCCGGTTCGGAGCGCCGTTCGCGCGCCCCCATCAGATCCTCTGCATCGGACTGAACTACCGCGACCACGCCGCCGAGACCGGGCAGGCCGTGCCCGAGGAGCCGATCCTCTTCACGAAGTCGCCGAACACGCTGATCGGACCGGACGATGACGTGCAGATTCCGCGGGGGTCGCGCAAGACCGACTGGGAGGTCGAGCTCGGGATCGTGATCGGCCGGCACGCGTCGTACCTCGCCGACGAGGCCGAGGCGGCCGAAGCCATCGCCGGGTATGTGCTCGTGAACGACATCAGCGAGCGCGAGTGGCAGATCGAACGCGGCGGGCAGTGGTCCAAGGGCAAATCGGCCCCCACGTTCAACCCGGCGGGCCCGTACCTGGTGACCCCCGACGAGGTCGGCGACGTCCTCGACCTCGCCATGCGCCTCGAGATCGACGGGGTCGTCCGGCAGAACGGGTCGACCGCGACGATGATCTTCAGCCCGGCGTACATCGTGCACTACCTGAGTCAGTTCCTCGCGCTCGAGCCGGGCGACCTGATCAACACGGGCACCCCGCCGGGGGTCGGGCTGGGCCTGAAGCCCCCGCTCTACCTGCACGGCGGCGAGACGATGACCCTGTCGATCCAGCGGCTCGGCACCCAGACGCAGCGCGTGATCGCCGACCCGACCGCGGCCGGCTGATGCGCGCGCTCGTCGTCACAGCGCCACGCGAGGCGGCGGTGCGCGAGGTGCCCGACCCGGTCCCGGCTGCCGGCGAGCTCCTCGTCGACGTCGAGCGCGTGGGCATCTGCGGCACCGACGTCGAGCTGTACACGGGCGAGATGGCCTACATCGAGCAAGGTCACACGCACTTCCCGCTGCGGCTCGGCCACGAGTGGACCGGCCGGGTGACCGGCGTCGGCGACCCCGC is a window from the Microbacterium lacus genome containing:
- a CDS encoding fumarylacetoacetate hydrolase family protein codes for the protein MRLVRLGPAGSEIPAVLIDDDTFVDVSDVTADFDEAFFGSGALATLGDVVAAKVAAGAAQPVAGRRFGAPFARPHQILCIGLNYRDHAAETGQAVPEEPILFTKSPNTLIGPDDDVQIPRGSRKTDWEVELGIVIGRHASYLADEAEAAEAIAGYVLVNDISEREWQIERGGQWSKGKSAPTFNPAGPYLVTPDEVGDVLDLAMRLEIDGVVRQNGSTATMIFSPAYIVHYLSQFLALEPGDLINTGTPPGVGLGLKPPLYLHGGETMTLSIQRLGTQTQRVIADPTAAG